In Paenibacillus ihbetae, the following are encoded in one genomic region:
- a CDS encoding methionine ABC transporter ATP-binding protein, with translation MIELKQLTKQYGKAGRTTTALSGLNLSIEKGEIFGVIGHSGAGKSTLIRCMNLLERPTSGEVWVGGVNLTSLGKKQLQAERRKIGMIFQHFNLLSSATVYDNIAFPLRLIKTSKAEIERKVSELLNLVGLAEHRDKYPSQLSGGQKQRVGIARALASDPEVLLCDEATSALDPQTTDSILRLLLDINKKFNLTIVLITHEMHVIQSICDRVAVIHQGGIVEQGPVTEVFLKPKHEVTREFIRQEMDNGDALRLALQGQDGGSSQAVQITFLGSKTYESILSHTVHETGVNFAILQGTISTIKETPYGQLVVRFEGSEGAIEDTIRRLLDQGLDVEVIH, from the coding sequence TTGATTGAACTGAAGCAATTGACGAAGCAGTACGGAAAAGCCGGCCGAACGACCACAGCATTATCCGGATTGAATTTGTCGATTGAAAAAGGAGAGATATTCGGTGTCATCGGACATTCCGGGGCAGGCAAGAGCACGCTCATCCGCTGCATGAATTTGCTGGAACGCCCGACGTCCGGCGAGGTGTGGGTCGGCGGCGTCAACCTGACGAGCCTCGGAAAGAAGCAGCTGCAGGCTGAGCGGCGGAAGATCGGCATGATCTTTCAGCATTTCAATCTGCTGTCCTCGGCAACGGTGTATGACAACATCGCCTTTCCGCTTCGTCTGATCAAGACCTCGAAGGCGGAAATCGAGCGCAAGGTAAGCGAGCTGCTGAATCTGGTGGGTCTTGCGGAGCATCGGGACAAGTACCCGTCCCAGCTGTCGGGCGGCCAGAAGCAGCGGGTTGGCATCGCCCGGGCGCTTGCAAGCGACCCGGAGGTGCTGCTCTGTGACGAGGCCACCTCGGCCTTGGATCCTCAGACGACGGATTCGATCCTGCGGCTGCTGCTGGATATTAACAAGAAGTTTAACCTGACGATTGTGCTGATCACGCATGAGATGCATGTCATTCAGAGCATTTGCGACAGAGTGGCGGTCATTCACCAAGGCGGCATTGTGGAGCAAGGTCCGGTGACGGAAGTGTTTCTGAAGCCGAAGCATGAGGTTACGCGGGAGTTCATCCGTCAGGAGATGGACAACGGTGATGCACTGCGATTGGCGCTTCAAGGCCAAGACGGGGGTTCCTCGCAGGCGGTGCAGATCACGTTCCTCGGGTCGAAGACGTACGAGTCGATCTTGTCGCATACGGTCCATGAGACCGGGGTGAACTTTGCGATCCTGCAGGGAACCATTTCAACGATCAAGGAAACGCCGTACGGGCAGCTGGTCGTGCGGTTTGAAGGCAGCGAGGGCGCGATTGAAGACACGATCCGCAGACTGCTGGATCAAGGATTAGACGTGGAGGTGATTCATTGA
- a CDS encoding Cthe_2314 family HEPN domain-containing protein, with protein sequence MLRLLLGEQPRQNNGLLEEAIESMVKTSQLLKKEMEKNQDPTHDFRKLEIWTRGLIVSLDELEQSWNAAKHFSRSVHSGYVDDMSIEEQGEYRRYVYFYKNGFIRVFSILDKLGTVLDDLYDLNTSKVKEHFSYFTVLRQFKFLKAHGELSAELEAIKERYKTPMNKLRKRRNTEIHYMNSEMQDDLWQRHQGLSERIELEDIGQHLDELEQGLEMVCQSLRASYRYTNQMWAKNGIRA encoded by the coding sequence ATGCTTCGTTTGTTGCTTGGGGAACAACCGCGGCAGAATAACGGGCTGCTGGAAGAAGCGATCGAATCGATGGTCAAGACCAGCCAGCTGCTGAAGAAGGAAATGGAGAAGAACCAGGACCCGACGCATGACTTTCGCAAGCTTGAAATATGGACGCGCGGATTGATCGTTTCGCTCGATGAGCTGGAGCAGAGCTGGAATGCAGCGAAGCACTTCAGCCGATCGGTCCATTCGGGATATGTGGATGACATGTCGATCGAGGAGCAAGGGGAATACCGGCGCTATGTTTATTTTTATAAGAACGGATTTATTCGCGTATTCTCAATCCTTGACAAGCTGGGAACGGTGCTTGACGATCTGTACGATCTGAACACCTCGAAGGTGAAGGAGCATTTCTCCTACTTCACCGTGCTTCGCCAGTTCAAGTTCCTGAAGGCGCACGGCGAGCTGTCCGCAGAGCTGGAGGCCATCAAGGAGCGCTATAAAACGCCGATGAACAAGCTACGGAAACGGCGCAACACCGAGATTCACTACATGAATTCGGAAATGCAGGACGACCTGTGGCAGCGCCACCAGGGCCTGTCGGAGCGGATCGAGCTGGAGGATATCGGGCAGCATTTGGACGAGCTGGAGCAAGGGCTTGAGATGGTGTGCCAAAGCCTGAGAGCATCCTACCGGTATACGAACCAAATGTGGGCGAAGAACGGGATCCGGGCTTGA